DNA sequence from the Deltaproteobacteria bacterium genome:
CCGCTCACCACCGACCCCGGCACGCTGCACCTCACCGACGTGCAGCTCTCCAAGTTCGTTCAGGGCTTCCCGCTGACGCTCACCATCACCCGCACGGACAACGGCCCGGCGCTGCAAGGCGTGGCCACGAGCAGCGTGACGCTCACGCGCACGCGCACGCAGAGCATCACGCCCACGTCGAGCCTGTAACCGAACGGTTACAAGCTACTTGGTCAGCGAGATCGCCACCGGCTTGGCGTCCCAGATCTGCTCGGCGTACTGGCCCACCGCGCGGTCGCTGGAGAACTTGCCCATGCGCGCGACGTTCAGGATGGCCATGCGCGTCCACTTGTCCTGATCGAGCCAGGCCTCCTCGACCTTCTTCTGCGCGTCGAGGTAGCTGCGGAAATCGGCGAGCAAGAGGTACTCGTCGCCGTGGCGCAGGAGGTTGTCCACGATCGGCTGGAAGAGCGTCGGGTTGCCGCCGGAGAAGTCGCCGCGCGCAATCGCGTCGAGCACCGCGCGGAGCTCGGGGTCGCTCTCGTAGTGCTTCCACGGGTCGTAGCCGTCGCTCTTGGTCTGGGCCACCTGCTCGGCCGTGAGCCCGAAGAGGAAGAAGTTCTCCGGGCCGACCTCCTCGCGCATCTCCACGTTGGCGCCGTCGAGCGTGCCCAGCGTCAGCGCGCCGTTGAGGGCGAACTTCATGTTGCCCGTGCCCGACGCTTCCTTGCCGGCCGTGGAGATCTGCTGGCTCAGGTCGCTCGCGGGAAAGATCTTCTCTGCGAGCGAGACGCGATAGTTGGGAATGAACGCCACGCGCAGCTTGCCGCGCGTCGCGGGATCGTTGTTCACCACGTCGGCCACGCCGTTCACCAGGCGGATGATGAGCTTGGCGATGGCGTAGCCCGGCGCGCTCTTGCCGCCGATGAGCACGTTGCGCGGCACCTTCACGTGCGACGGGTTCGCCTTGATTCGGTGGTACAGCGCCACCACGTGCAGCACATTGAGCAACTGGCGCTTGTACTCGTGGATGCGCTTCACCTGGACGTCGAACATGGCGTTCACGTCCAGCTCCACGCCGGTCTCCGCCTTCACGATGGCGGCGAGCTCTTCCTTGTTCGCCTTCTTCACCTTCTTGAACTCGGCGCGGAAGCTCTTGTCGTCGGCGAGCTTCTCCAGCTCCTTGAGCTCGCTGAGCTTGGTGGTCCAGCCCTCGCCGATGCTCTTGGTGATCATCGCCGAGAGCTTCGGGTTCGCCTGAAGCAGCCAGCGCCGCGGCGTGACGCCGTTGGTGATGTTGACGATCTTCTTCTTGTCGAGCGCGTCGAACTCGGGGAGCAGCGTCTGCTTGATGAGCTGGGTGTGCAGCGCGGCCACGCCGTTCACGTGGTGCGAGCCCACGGTCGCGAGCACGGCCATGCGCACCCGCTTGCCGCCCTCCTCGCCGATGATCGACAGCTTGCGCTTGCCCTCGTCGGTTCCGAAGGGCGTGCCCTCGAGGCTCTTCAGCCAGCGCGCGTTGATCTCGTAGATGAGCTGCATGTGCCGCGGCAGCAAGCGCTCCATGAGGTCCACAGGCCAGGTCTCGAGCGCCTCCGCGAGCAGCGTGTGGTTCGTGTACGCGAAGGTCTTGCTGCAGATCGCCCAGGCCTGATCCCAGCCGAGGTGGTGCTGATCGAGCAGCACGCGCATCAGCTCGGGGATCGCGATCGCGGGGTGCGTGTCGTTGAGCTGGATGGCGACCTTGTCCGAGAACGCGTCGAAGTTCTTGTGGCCGGTCAGGTAGCGCCGGACGATGTCCTGGATGCTGCAGCTCACGAAGAAGTACTGCTGCTTGAGCCGCAGCTCCTTGCCCTCGGGATACGAGTCGTTCGGGTAGAGCACCTTGGAGATGTTCTCCGAGACGTCCTTCTGCTCCACCGCGCGGAGGTAGTCGCCCGCGTTGAACACGCCGAGGTCGAACTCGCTCGTCGCGCGCGCGCGCCACAGCCGCAAGGTGTTAACCGTATCGTTACGAAACCCGGCGACGGGCGTGTCGTAGGGCATGCCCACCACGTCCTGGGTGTCGATCCACTCCGCGCGATAGCGGCCCTCGGAGTCGGTCTTGGGCGCCACGCGGCCGTAGAGCTTCACCGGCACCAGGTACTCGGGCCGCGAGAACTCCCACGGATTGCCCAGGCGCAGCCACTGCTCCGGTCGCTCCACCTGCGCGCCGTTGCGGATGACCTGGTCGAAGATGCCGAACTCGTAGCGGATGCCGTAGCCGTAGCCGGGCAGCGCGAGGGTGGCCATCGAGTCCAGGTAGCAGGCCGCCAGGCGACCCAGGCCGCCGTTGCCGAGGCCCGCGTCGGCCTCCTGCTCGATGAGGTCGGTGAGGTTGATGCCGAAGTCCGAGAGGATCTTCGAGACCTCGTCGTAGAGCCCCACGTTGATGAGGTTGTTCGCCAGCGCGCGCCCCATGAGGAACTCCATGGAGAGGTAGTAGGTGCGCTTGGCGTCGACCTCGTAGTAGCGCTGCTGCGTCCGAATCCACCGCTGCATCAAGCGGTCGCGCACCACGCTGGCGAGGGCCACGTAGGCGTCGCGGCGCTGGGCGTTATGGTGGTCCTTGCCGACTGTGTAGAAGAGGTGCTCCAGGAACGCCTTCTGGATGCTGGGGACGTCCATTCCGGTGCGGTTGTCGACGGCGCGCAGCTGCGCCTGGGCGATCTTCTCGCGGGCAGCCAGCACCTCGGCTTGCGGCTTGGACATGGTCGCGCTCCCTGGACGATGGTGACGCGCGAGCGTGGCACAGCCGCGAACCGCGCGCCACGAGTTGCGGCGGAGCGTCCAGCATCACACCGAGCGATTGCTTGCGCGCCTGCCAGGACGCGCGCCATCGTGGAGCTTCTCCGAGGGGGAAACGAATGCGAATCGCGGCCATGGTGGGCCTGGGGGCGCTCTGTCTGGCGTGCTCGGGAAGCAGCAGCAGCTCGAGCTCCAGCAGCGGCGGCTCGGGAAGCGCCGGCACCACGTCGACCACGTCGACGACGACGGGTGGCAGCAGCGGCAGCGGCGGCAGCAGTGGGACGAGCGGCAGCGTCACCGCGGCCCAGGCGTGCACCGACTACGCGAACGCGTTCTGCACCAAGTACTCCACGTGCGTGGGCACCACGTACTTCGACGCGGTGATCGGCTCGGTCGCCGACTGCAACACGCGCGTGAACCTCCTCTGCACCAACTCGCTCGCGGCGACAGGCTCCGGAATCACCCCCAGCCTGGCCGAGACCTGCGTCGCAGCGTACTCCGCCACGACCTGCGAGCAGGCCCTCGACCACGACCCGCCCGCGGCCTGCCAGTTTCCGCCGGGCACCGTCCAGAACGGCGCCGCGTGCGCCTTCGCTTCGCAATGCGCGAGCTTGAACTGCGTGGTCCCCGACGGCGGCGGTTGCGGCAACTGCGCGCCGGCAGGCGCAATCGGCGACTCCTGCTCGAGCGACGACGGCTGCCCCTATGGCAGCACCTGCTTGGCCGGCACGTGCTCGAGCTTTGCGGGTGACGGCGGCGCGTGCGGCGCGGGCGTGGCGGCGTGTCCGTTCCGCTACTCGTGCAGCGGCTCGGCTGGAGCGCAGCAGTGCTTGCCCTGGCTGACCTCGGCGGGCACGGGCTGCGGCGACGGCGGCTTCAACCAGGACTGCGACTTCACCGCGGGACTCTTCTGCGATCCGGTTCACCACGTGTGCAACAGCATCGACTTCGCGGACGCGGGCGACCCGTGCGGCTTCTCCTACTTCCCGGCCGACGGCGGCGACTCGTACGTGGCCTGCTCCGGCGGCTCGCAGTGCGTGGGCGCGTCGTACCCGACCTTGGGCACGTGCACCTCGCAGATCGCCGATGGCCAGCCGTGCGCCACCGACGGCGGCACGGCTTCCTGCCAGCTCGGCGCGAGCTGCGTGAACGGGACCTGCGCCGTACCGAACGCCTCGACCTGTCCTTAACGCCGATGCACGCGCCGCTCGAGCTCGCCCAGGGTGAGCTCGGCGGCGACGGGCCGGCCATGGGGACAGCGGGCCTTGAAGTCGATGCGATCGAGCTCGTCGAGGAGCGCGCGCGCCTCCTGCTCCGAGAGCGCCTGGTGTGCGCGCACCGCCGAGTGGCAAGCCATCGTCGCGAGCACGTGTGAGAGCGCGTCGTCGGCGGCGTGTTGCTGGCCCAGGTGCGCGAGCTCCTGGGCGATGTCGGTGAGCAGCTGCTTGTAGTCCGCGCCGGCGAGCAACGCGGGCACGCTCTTGAGCGCAAGCACGTCGCCGCCGAACGGCTCGAGCTCGAAGCCCAGCTTGGCGACTTCGGACTGGTGATCGAGCAGCGCGCGCGCGTCCGGCACCGGCAGCTGCACCTGCACCGGAAACAAGAAGCCCTGCCCCTGCAGCGTGCCGGCGGCGAACTGCTTGCGGAGCGCGTCGAAGCGCACGCGCTCGTGGCTGGCGTGTTGGTCCACGAGCACCAGCGTGCCGCCCGGCGCTTCGCACACCAGGTACGTGGCCGCGAGCTGGCCGATGTAGCGCAGCGAGCCGAAGTAGCCCCCGGGCATGCCGTCGCCACGATCGTCGACCGGCGCATCCAGCTCGCGCGATGCATCCCAACTCGGCGCAGGGCCCGTTCGATAGAGATCGACGGCCTCGGCCACCTGCATCGGCGTCGGCTGCGGCGCAGGACGAAAATCGAACCGCGCAGGCTCGTAGCGCGGCGATTGGACACTCCGCGAGCCGCTCTCCGGCCGATGCGCGAGCCACGGCGAGTCGCGCAGCGCGGTGCGAATCGCTTCCACCACGAGGTCGTACACGTTGCGCGCATCGACGAAGCGGACCTCGAGCTTCTGCGGATGCACGTTCACGTCGACCTGATCGAGCGGAACGTCGAGGTGCAGCACGGCTGCGGGCTGTCGTCCGGGTGCGAGGACGTTGGCGTACGCGCGTCCCACGGCGTGGAGCAGGCCGCGATCGCGCACGAAGCGCTGGTTGATGAAGGTGTAGATGCCGCGATTGGTGGAGAGCGAGTAGTCCGGCGACGCCACCCAGCCCGTCACCGCAAAGCCGCCGCGCCGCAGCTCCACCGGGATGAGCAGCTTGTGCAACTCCGGCGAGATGGCCGCGGCGATGCGCTCCGTCGCATCCGCATTTGCGGGCGAGCTGAAGCTGGTGCGACCGTTTGAGCTCAACTGAAAGGCGACGTCCGGCCGCGCGAGCGCCACCCGAATCACGGCCTCGACGCAGTGGCCCGCTTCCGTCTCGGGGCGCTTGGCGAACTTGCGGCGCGCGGGCGTGTTGAAGAACAGGTCCTCCACGACGACCTGCGTCCCCGCGGGCGCGCCCGCCTCGCCCTCTTCGACGATGGCGCCGCCCTCGATGCGGATGCGCGTGGCGGCGAGCGCGTCCTGCTCGCGCGTGGTGAGGGTGAGCTTGGCCACGCTGGCGATGGATGGGAGCGCCTCGCCGCGAAACCCCAGCGTGGCGATGCGCGCGAGCCCTTCTGCGTCGCGCAATTTCGACGTGGCGTGGCGCTCGAGGCAGAGGCGCGCGTCGTCCGGGGCCATGCCCGAGCCATCGTCGGTGACG
Encoded proteins:
- a CDS encoding glycogen/starch/alpha-glucan phosphorylase: MSKPQAEVLAAREKIAQAQLRAVDNRTGMDVPSIQKAFLEHLFYTVGKDHHNAQRRDAYVALASVVRDRLMQRWIRTQQRYYEVDAKRTYYLSMEFLMGRALANNLINVGLYDEVSKILSDFGINLTDLIEQEADAGLGNGGLGRLAACYLDSMATLALPGYGYGIRYEFGIFDQVIRNGAQVERPEQWLRLGNPWEFSRPEYLVPVKLYGRVAPKTDSEGRYRAEWIDTQDVVGMPYDTPVAGFRNDTVNTLRLWRARATSEFDLGVFNAGDYLRAVEQKDVSENISKVLYPNDSYPEGKELRLKQQYFFVSCSIQDIVRRYLTGHKNFDAFSDKVAIQLNDTHPAIAIPELMRVLLDQHHLGWDQAWAICSKTFAYTNHTLLAEALETWPVDLMERLLPRHMQLIYEINARWLKSLEGTPFGTDEGKRKLSIIGEEGGKRVRMAVLATVGSHHVNGVAALHTQLIKQTLLPEFDALDKKKIVNITNGVTPRRWLLQANPKLSAMITKSIGEGWTTKLSELKELEKLADDKSFRAEFKKVKKANKEELAAIVKAETGVELDVNAMFDVQVKRIHEYKRQLLNVLHVVALYHRIKANPSHVKVPRNVLIGGKSAPGYAIAKLIIRLVNGVADVVNNDPATRGKLRVAFIPNYRVSLAEKIFPASDLSQQISTAGKEASGTGNMKFALNGALTLGTLDGANVEMREEVGPENFFLFGLTAEQVAQTKSDGYDPWKHYESDPELRAVLDAIARGDFSGGNPTLFQPIVDNLLRHGDEYLLLADFRSYLDAQKKVEEAWLDQDKWTRMAILNVARMGKFSSDRAVGQYAEQIWDAKPVAISLTK
- the mutL gene encoding DNA mismatch repair endonuclease MutL; this encodes MGKVARLPDDLINQIAAGEVVERPASVVKELVENALDAGATSIRIELSEGGLSRISVTDDGSGMAPDDARLCLERHATSKLRDAEGLARIATLGFRGEALPSIASVAKLTLTTREQDALAATRIRIEGGAIVEEGEAGAPAGTQVVVEDLFFNTPARRKFAKRPETEAGHCVEAVIRVALARPDVAFQLSSNGRTSFSSPANADATERIAAAISPELHKLLIPVELRRGGFAVTGWVASPDYSLSTNRGIYTFINQRFVRDRGLLHAVGRAYANVLAPGRQPAAVLHLDVPLDQVDVNVHPQKLEVRFVDARNVYDLVVEAIRTALRDSPWLAHRPESGSRSVQSPRYEPARFDFRPAPQPTPMQVAEAVDLYRTGPAPSWDASRELDAPVDDRGDGMPGGYFGSLRYIGQLAATYLVCEAPGGTLVLVDQHASHERVRFDALRKQFAAGTLQGQGFLFPVQVQLPVPDARALLDHQSEVAKLGFELEPFGGDVLALKSVPALLAGADYKQLLTDIAQELAHLGQQHAADDALSHVLATMACHSAVRAHQALSEQEARALLDELDRIDFKARCPHGRPVAAELTLGELERRVHRR